A window of Streptomyces gilvosporeus contains these coding sequences:
- the glnA gene encoding type I glutamate--ammonia ligase: MDKQQEFVLRTLEERDIRFVRLWFTDVLGFLKSVAVAPAELEQAFDEGIGFDGSAIEGFARVYESDMIAKPDPGTFQILPWRAEAPGTARMFCDILMPDGSPSYADPRYVLKRILAKTSDLGFTFYTHPEIEFFLLKDKPVDGQRPTPGDSSGYFDHTPQNVGMDFRRQAITMLESMGISVEFSHHEGAPGQQEIDLRYADALSTADNIMTFRLVMKQVALEQGVQATFMPKPFSEYPGSGMHTHLSLFEGDRNAFHESGSEYQLSKVGRSFIAGLLKHAGEISAVTNQWVNSYKRIWGGANRTAGAGGEAPSYICWGHNNRSALIRVPMYKPGKMGSTRVEVRSIDSGANPYLTYAVLLAAGLKGIEEGYELPPGADDDVWALSDSERRAMGIEPLPQNLGEAIELMERSELVAETLGEHVFDFFLRNKKQEWEEYRSEVTAFELRKMLPVL; the protein is encoded by the coding sequence ATGGACAAGCAGCAGGAGTTTGTGCTCCGGACTCTGGAAGAGCGCGACATTCGCTTCGTCCGCCTGTGGTTCACCGACGTGCTGGGCTTCTTGAAGTCGGTCGCGGTCGCCCCGGCGGAGCTGGAGCAGGCCTTCGACGAGGGCATCGGCTTCGACGGTTCGGCCATCGAAGGATTCGCCCGGGTGTACGAATCCGACATGATCGCCAAACCGGACCCCGGCACGTTCCAGATCCTGCCCTGGCGCGCCGAGGCCCCCGGCACCGCCCGGATGTTCTGCGACATCCTGATGCCCGACGGCTCGCCCTCCTACGCCGACCCGCGCTACGTCCTCAAGCGCATCCTGGCCAAGACCTCCGACCTCGGCTTCACCTTCTACACCCACCCCGAGATCGAGTTCTTCCTGCTCAAGGACAAGCCCGTCGACGGCCAGCGGCCCACCCCGGGCGACTCCTCCGGCTACTTCGACCACACGCCGCAGAACGTCGGGATGGACTTCCGCCGCCAGGCGATCACGATGCTGGAGTCGATGGGCATCTCGGTGGAGTTCAGCCACCACGAGGGCGCCCCCGGCCAGCAGGAGATCGACCTGCGCTACGCCGACGCGCTCTCGACCGCCGACAACATCATGACCTTCCGCCTGGTCATGAAGCAGGTGGCGCTGGAGCAGGGCGTCCAGGCGACGTTCATGCCCAAGCCGTTCTCGGAATACCCCGGCTCGGGCATGCACACCCACCTCTCCCTCTTCGAGGGCGACCGCAACGCCTTCCACGAGTCCGGCTCGGAATACCAACTCTCCAAGGTGGGACGTTCCTTCATCGCCGGTCTGCTCAAGCACGCCGGCGAGATCTCCGCCGTCACCAACCAGTGGGTCAACTCCTACAAGCGCATCTGGGGCGGCGCCAATCGCACCGCCGGCGCCGGCGGCGAGGCCCCCTCGTACATCTGCTGGGGCCACAACAACCGCTCCGCGCTGATCCGCGTCCCGATGTACAAGCCCGGCAAGATGGGCTCCACCCGCGTCGAGGTCCGCTCCATCGACTCCGGCGCCAACCCCTACCTGACCTACGCCGTCCTGCTCGCGGCCGGCCTCAAGGGCATCGAGGAGGGCTACGAGCTCCCGCCCGGCGCCGACGACGACGTATGGGCCCTGTCCGACTCCGAGCGCCGCGCCATGGGCATCGAGCCGCTGCCGCAGAACCTCGGCGAGGCCATCGAGCTGATGGAGCGCAGCGAACTGGTCGCCGAAACCCTCGGCGAGCACGTCTTCGACTTCTTCCTGCGCAACAAGAAGCAGGAATGGGAGGAGTACCGCTCCGAGGTCACCGCCTTCGAGCTGCGCAAGATGCTGCCCGTGCTCTGA
- a CDS encoding alpha/beta fold hydrolase, with the protein MNPRPTSAPGPIRAPGRIRTVDGIPLHVLTEGTGPLCVLSGGLGMAWFDWDAVAALLAPYRTVIRFDRPGLGLSAAAPEPPTLAAEADRIARVLDALGHRGPATVVGHSLAGFHAEAFARLHPRRCAGLVLVDGSTEDDPRPLLPRALRTACASGVAAALSAAGVPRALGPAARRLIGRAQTVAAHPSHPWEHAGYRTSRVLRACVLENATYPYQAAELAALRPGHPLPAVPVAVLAAYDGGETARDLRWLERQRALAAVLGGRFTVAAPAGHLVMADAPEAVARAVLDLHDRNDRTSVNPSPTDR; encoded by the coding sequence ATGAACCCTCGCCCCACCAGCGCTCCCGGTCCGATACGCGCCCCCGGCCGCATCCGCACCGTCGACGGCATCCCCCTGCACGTCCTGACCGAGGGCACCGGCCCGCTCTGCGTCCTCAGCGGCGGCCTGGGCATGGCCTGGTTCGACTGGGACGCGGTCGCCGCCCTGCTCGCCCCGTACCGCACCGTCATCCGCTTCGACCGCCCCGGCCTGGGCCTGAGCGCCGCCGCGCCGGAGCCGCCCACCCTCGCCGCCGAGGCCGACCGCATCGCCCGGGTCCTGGACGCGCTCGGCCACCGCGGCCCGGCCACCGTCGTCGGCCACTCCCTGGCCGGCTTCCACGCCGAGGCGTTCGCCCGGCTGCACCCGCGCCGCTGCGCCGGTCTCGTCCTGGTCGACGGCAGCACCGAGGACGATCCGCGCCCGCTGCTGCCCCGCGCGCTCCGTACGGCCTGCGCGTCCGGCGTCGCCGCCGCGCTGTCCGCCGCCGGGGTGCCGCGCGCCCTGGGCCCCGCCGCCCGCCGGCTGATCGGCCGCGCCCAGACCGTCGCCGCCCATCCGTCGCACCCCTGGGAGCACGCCGGATACCGCACCAGCCGGGTGCTGCGCGCCTGCGTCCTGGAGAACGCCACCTACCCCTACCAGGCCGCCGAACTGGCCGCCCTGCGCCCCGGCCACCCGCTGCCCGCCGTCCCGGTCGCCGTCCTGGCGGCGTACGACGGCGGGGAGACCGCCCGCGACCTGCGCTGGCTCGAACGCCAGCGGGCGCTCGCGGCGGTGCTCGGCGGCCGTTTCACGGTCGCCGCCCCGGCCGGCCATCTGGTCATGGCCGACGCCCCCGAAGCCGTCGCCCGCGCCGTACTGGACCTGCACGACCGCAACGACCGCACCTCGGTGAACCCTTCACCGACAGACCGCTGA
- a CDS encoding DUF998 domain-containing protein: MTDTRTAPVRRRAAAVLLCAGAVAYTAWVLELAVATGIDPVRAYVSELAAADQPLGGLFRATDLAAGLLVLAGALLALAAPRRRPWTTAGWAALALFGAATALDSRLPLSCAPTTDPACAARETAGLVPATHTAHAVSSSLALTGALAALFLLTFAARRYDQWPALARFGPPLVLAELAATCWTLSSVAAFTAGRGTWALGLGQRLQVLLVALYLALLAGCTARTTGNEHPRKPKPEACP, translated from the coding sequence GTGACCGACACCCGCACCGCCCCCGTCCGCCGCCGGGCGGCCGCCGTGCTGCTGTGCGCGGGGGCCGTCGCCTACACGGCCTGGGTGCTGGAGCTGGCGGTCGCCACCGGTATCGACCCCGTCCGGGCGTACGTCAGCGAACTCGCGGCCGCCGACCAGCCACTGGGCGGGCTCTTCCGCGCCACCGACCTGGCCGCCGGGCTGCTGGTACTGGCCGGCGCCCTGCTCGCGCTCGCCGCCCCGCGGCGCAGGCCCTGGACGACGGCGGGCTGGGCCGCGCTCGCCCTCTTCGGCGCCGCCACCGCGCTCGACTCCCGCCTGCCGCTGAGCTGCGCGCCCACCACGGATCCGGCCTGCGCCGCCCGGGAGACCGCGGGCCTGGTCCCGGCCACCCACACCGCCCACGCCGTCAGCAGCTCCCTCGCCCTGACCGGCGCGCTGGCCGCCCTGTTCCTGCTGACGTTCGCGGCCCGCCGCTACGACCAGTGGCCGGCGCTGGCCCGCTTCGGCCCGCCGCTGGTCCTGGCCGAACTCGCCGCCACCTGCTGGACGCTGTCATCGGTCGCCGCCTTCACCGCGGGCCGCGGCACCTGGGCGCTCGGCCTCGGCCAGCGCCTCCAGGTCCTGCTCGTCGCCCTCTACCTCGCGCTGCTGGCAGGGTGCACGGCGCGCACCACGGGGAACGAACACCCCAGGAAACCGAAGCCGGAGGCCTGCCCATGA
- a CDS encoding multicopper oxidase family protein has product MPTHSPQPPSRSRRDVLAAGAAVAGGGLLAACSGSPSGARGGVDGMADGKNGGPHDNVPSGYVSPDGPEVAAAEKERSADGTVRKFRVTATFGMLNLGDRTVGTWAYGDEFPGKEVRVTAGDQIHMTLDNHLPASTSVHWHGIRLRNDMDGVPEITQRGVQPGASFTYQFTVPDPGTYWLHPHTGVQIDRGLYAPVIVDDPREPLRYDKEWIVLIDDWLDGVDGSTPDQVLAELDKGMGDMGHSQMRRTGQAHAHKGHGGKGHGGMDMNGLDLDGMDRGDMDAAMDAMDPDRDADTDTGRDSGHKDNAPRETGKGPGHAAVPRQPADGPAPMRPSRILVGGTTSTLLGGVGGHVNYPYYLINGRAPENPETFQARPGDRIRIRIINASGETGYRVALGGHRMTITHTDGFPVEHATTDALLIGMAERYDVLVTVKDGAFPLTALAEGKTGAAMAVLRTGGGEAPGPDTRPKELQGKVLRSIHLKSAESVRLEERSVDRTLDFELTGSVAKWNWAFNGKPYTPDQRYPVAAGERVRMTFRNRTKMWHPVHLHGHTYQLPDGGPRKDTTVLVPGQTLSVEMDADNPGLWMMHCHNIYHSESGMMTVLGYRKQ; this is encoded by the coding sequence ATGCCTACGCACTCCCCCCAGCCCCCCTCCCGATCCCGCCGCGACGTGCTCGCCGCCGGCGCCGCCGTCGCAGGCGGCGGCCTGCTGGCCGCCTGTTCCGGCAGCCCCTCCGGTGCCCGCGGCGGCGTGGACGGGATGGCCGACGGCAAGAACGGCGGGCCCCACGACAACGTCCCGAGCGGCTATGTCAGTCCCGACGGCCCGGAGGTCGCCGCGGCCGAGAAGGAACGCAGCGCGGACGGCACCGTACGGAAGTTCAGAGTCACCGCCACCTTCGGCATGCTCAACCTGGGCGACCGTACCGTCGGGACCTGGGCGTACGGCGACGAGTTCCCCGGCAAGGAAGTCCGGGTCACCGCGGGCGACCAGATCCACATGACGCTCGACAACCACCTCCCGGCGTCCACGAGCGTGCACTGGCACGGGATCCGGCTCCGCAACGACATGGACGGCGTGCCGGAGATCACCCAGCGCGGCGTCCAGCCCGGCGCCTCCTTCACCTACCAGTTCACCGTGCCGGACCCCGGCACGTACTGGCTGCATCCGCACACCGGCGTGCAGATCGACCGCGGGCTGTACGCACCGGTCATCGTCGACGACCCCAGGGAGCCGCTCCGCTACGACAAGGAGTGGATCGTCCTGATCGACGACTGGCTGGACGGGGTGGACGGCAGCACCCCTGACCAGGTGCTGGCCGAGCTGGACAAGGGCATGGGCGACATGGGCCACAGCCAGATGCGCCGCACCGGCCAGGCCCACGCCCACAAGGGCCACGGCGGCAAGGGCCACGGCGGCATGGACATGAACGGCCTGGACCTGGACGGCATGGACCGGGGCGACATGGACGCGGCCATGGACGCCATGGACCCGGACAGGGACGCGGACACGGACACCGGCAGGGACTCCGGGCACAAGGACAACGCCCCCCGGGAGACGGGCAAGGGCCCCGGGCACGCCGCTGTCCCGCGGCAGCCCGCCGACGGCCCCGCTCCCATGAGGCCGTCGCGCATCCTGGTGGGCGGCACCACGAGCACGCTGCTGGGCGGCGTGGGCGGGCACGTGAACTACCCGTACTACCTCATCAACGGCCGCGCGCCCGAGAACCCGGAGACGTTCCAGGCCCGGCCCGGCGACCGCATCCGGATCCGGATCATCAACGCGAGCGGCGAAACCGGCTACCGGGTCGCCCTGGGCGGCCACCGGATGACCATCACGCACACCGACGGCTTCCCCGTCGAGCACGCCACCACCGACGCCCTGCTGATCGGCATGGCCGAGCGCTACGACGTCTTGGTCACCGTCAAGGACGGCGCCTTCCCGCTCACCGCGCTCGCGGAGGGCAAGACCGGCGCCGCGATGGCCGTCCTGCGCACCGGCGGCGGCGAGGCGCCCGGTCCCGACACCCGCCCCAAGGAACTCCAGGGCAAGGTGCTCAGGTCGATCCACCTGAAGTCCGCGGAGTCCGTCCGGCTGGAGGAGCGGAGCGTCGACCGCACCCTCGACTTCGAGCTCACCGGGTCGGTGGCCAAGTGGAACTGGGCGTTCAACGGCAAGCCGTACACGCCGGACCAGCGCTACCCCGTCGCGGCCGGTGAGCGGGTGCGGATGACGTTCCGCAACCGGACCAAGATGTGGCACCCGGTCCATCTGCACGGGCACACCTACCAGCTGCCGGACGGCGGGCCGCGCAAGGACACGACGGTCCTGGTGCCCGGCCAAACCCTGAGCGTCGAGATGGACGCCGACAACCCGGGCCTGTGGATGATGCACTGCCACAACATCTACCACTCGGAGTCGGGGATGATGACGGTCCTGGGCTACCGCAAGCAGTAG
- a CDS encoding NAD+ synthase, translated as MAQLRLALNQIDSCVGDIAGNAETIVHWTRHAAEQGAHLVAFPEMALTGYPVEDLALRPSFVEASRTALHTLAGRLADEGLGELPVVVGYLDRGEREERRYGRPAGAPQNAAAVLHRGRVALSFAKHHLPNYGVFDEFRYFVPGDTLPVVRVHGVDVALAICEDLWQEGGRVPATRSAGAGLLLSVNASPYERDKDDTRLELVRKRAQEAGCTTAYLAMIGGQDELVFDGDSIVVDKDGGVIARAPQFAEGCVLIDLELPAAAPEPPSGVLDDGLRVDHVVLTPDPLPPYAPETLGGEAERLDDIEEIYTALVVGLRAYVAKNGFNSVVLGLSGGIDSALVAALACDALGPAHVHAIAMPSRYSSDHSLADAAELARRTGLAFRTVPIAPMFDAYMESLGLTGLAEENLQSRLRGTTLMAISNQEGHLVLAPGNKSELACGYSTLYGDSVGAYGPIKDVYKTAVFQLARWRNQAAADRGQTPPIPENILIKPPSAELRPGQVDTDSLPEYDVLDRVLELYVDRDEGREAIVARGFEEDLVTRVLRLVDRAEYKRRQYPPGTKISAKGFGKDRRLPITNQWREG; from the coding sequence GTGGCCCAACTTCGTCTCGCCCTCAACCAGATCGACTCCTGCGTCGGCGATATCGCCGGGAACGCCGAGACGATCGTGCACTGGACGCGGCACGCCGCCGAACAGGGCGCCCACCTCGTCGCCTTCCCCGAGATGGCGCTGACCGGCTACCCCGTCGAGGACCTCGCGCTGCGCCCGTCCTTCGTCGAGGCCAGCCGCACCGCGCTGCACACGCTGGCCGGCCGGCTCGCCGACGAGGGGCTGGGCGAACTCCCGGTGGTCGTCGGCTATCTCGACCGCGGCGAACGGGAGGAGCGGCGCTACGGCCGCCCGGCCGGCGCCCCGCAGAACGCCGCCGCGGTGCTGCACCGCGGCCGGGTGGCCCTCTCCTTCGCCAAGCACCATCTGCCCAACTACGGCGTCTTCGACGAGTTCCGCTACTTCGTCCCCGGTGACACGCTGCCCGTGGTGCGGGTGCACGGCGTCGATGTCGCGCTCGCCATCTGCGAGGACCTGTGGCAGGAGGGCGGCCGGGTGCCGGCCACCCGCAGCGCGGGCGCGGGGCTGCTGCTCTCCGTCAACGCCTCGCCCTACGAGCGGGACAAGGACGACACCCGGCTGGAGCTGGTCCGCAAGCGGGCGCAGGAGGCCGGCTGCACCACCGCCTATCTGGCGATGATCGGCGGCCAGGACGAGCTGGTCTTCGACGGCGACTCCATCGTCGTCGACAAGGACGGCGGGGTGATCGCGCGGGCACCGCAGTTCGCGGAGGGCTGTGTGCTGATCGACCTCGAACTGCCCGCCGCCGCGCCCGAACCGCCCTCGGGCGTCCTGGACGACGGGCTGCGCGTCGACCATGTCGTCCTGACCCCCGACCCGCTGCCGCCCTACGCCCCCGAGACGCTCGGCGGCGAGGCCGAACGGCTCGACGACATCGAGGAGATCTACACCGCGCTGGTCGTGGGCCTGCGCGCCTATGTCGCCAAGAACGGCTTCAACAGCGTGGTCCTCGGACTGTCCGGCGGTATCGACTCCGCGCTGGTCGCCGCGCTCGCCTGCGACGCGCTGGGCCCGGCGCACGTCCACGCCATCGCGATGCCCTCGCGCTACTCCTCCGACCACTCCCTCGCCGACGCCGCCGAACTCGCCCGCCGTACCGGACTCGCCTTCCGTACGGTGCCGATCGCCCCGATGTTCGACGCGTACATGGAATCGCTGGGGCTGACGGGGCTCGCCGAAGAGAACCTCCAGTCGCGGCTGCGCGGTACGACGCTGATGGCGATCTCCAACCAGGAGGGCCATCTCGTCCTCGCCCCGGGCAACAAGTCCGAGCTGGCATGCGGCTATTCGACGCTCTACGGCGACTCGGTGGGCGCGTACGGGCCCATCAAGGACGTCTACAAGACCGCCGTCTTCCAGCTGGCCCGCTGGCGCAACCAGGCGGCGGCCGACCGCGGGCAGACCCCGCCGATCCCCGAGAACATCCTGATCAAGCCCCCGAGCGCCGAACTGCGCCCCGGCCAGGTGGACACCGATTCGCTGCCCGAGTACGACGTCCTCGACCGCGTTCTGGAGCTGTACGTCGACCGCGACGAGGGCCGCGAGGCCATCGTCGCGCGGGGCTTCGAGGAGGACCTCGTCACCCGCGTCCTGCGCCTTGTCGATCGCGCCGAGTACAAACGCCGGCAGTACCCGCCGGGTACGAAGATCTCGGCCAAGGGCTTCGGGAAGGACCGGCGGTTGCCGATCACCAACCAGTGGCGGGAGGGGTAG
- a CDS encoding endonuclease/exonuclease/phosphatase family protein, giving the protein MTEPEQGRGPERSGPRAGRLRNWWRPEGMWRRGIVLAVLAVLLGVLMFWHSQIPNDVGNLGSLLETFLPWFGLGVLLLLLCAVLRRSATALIALVIPAVVWLNLFGGQLTDKAGTGGKLTVVTHNVNAENPDPAATARDIVNSKADVVALEELAGNALPTYEREMAKAYPYHTVKGTVGLWSKLPLSDARPVDIKLGWVRALRATVTAPDGQKAGIYVAHLPSVRVKIEAGFTANQRDGSAKALGEAIAADPLKKVILLGDLNGTMNDRSLAPVTSQMRSAQGAAGDGFGFSWPAAFPMARIDQIMVKGIDPVAAWTLKDTGSDHLPLAASVGI; this is encoded by the coding sequence ATGACGGAGCCGGAGCAGGGACGGGGCCCCGAACGGTCCGGCCCCCGGGCCGGACGCCTGCGGAACTGGTGGCGTCCCGAGGGAATGTGGCGCCGCGGCATCGTGCTCGCCGTACTGGCCGTCCTGCTCGGGGTGTTGATGTTCTGGCACTCGCAGATCCCCAACGACGTGGGAAACCTGGGCAGTCTGCTGGAGACCTTCCTGCCCTGGTTCGGCCTCGGCGTGCTGCTGCTGTTGCTCTGCGCGGTGCTGCGCCGCTCGGCGACGGCGCTGATCGCGCTGGTCATCCCGGCGGTCGTCTGGCTCAACCTCTTCGGCGGACAGCTCACCGACAAAGCGGGAACCGGCGGCAAACTCACCGTGGTCACCCACAACGTCAACGCCGAGAACCCCGATCCGGCCGCCACCGCCCGGGACATCGTCAACTCCAAGGCCGATGTGGTCGCCCTGGAGGAGCTGGCCGGCAACGCCCTGCCCACCTATGAGCGGGAAATGGCGAAGGCGTACCCGTATCACACGGTCAAGGGCACCGTCGGCCTGTGGAGCAAACTGCCGCTGAGCGACGCCCGGCCGGTCGACATCAAACTGGGCTGGGTCCGCGCGCTGCGCGCCACCGTCACCGCCCCCGACGGCCAGAAGGCCGGCATCTACGTCGCGCATCTGCCGTCCGTACGCGTCAAGATCGAGGCGGGCTTCACCGCGAACCAGCGCGACGGCAGCGCCAAGGCGCTGGGCGAGGCCATCGCCGCCGACCCGCTGAAGAAGGTCATCCTCCTCGGCGACCTCAACGGCACCATGAACGACCGCTCGCTGGCCCCCGTCACTTCCCAGATGCGCTCGGCCCAGGGCGCCGCGGGCGACGGCTTCGGCTTCAGCTGGCCGGCCGCCTTCCCGATGGCCCGGATCGACCAGATCATGGTCAAGGGCATCGACCCGGTCGCCGCCTGGACGCTGAAGGACACCGGCAGCGATCATCTTCCGCTCGCGGCCTCGGTCGGGATCTGA
- a CDS encoding TetR/AcrR family transcriptional regulator gives MSRAVGDPQTAAAGTRADRAVPGRRGRPRSAAADSAIIEAVLRLIEEGAAIGELSMERIAREAGVGKATVYRRWPGKHALMLDVMRSLDTPPPVLEGASVRDDLVALLEFLRRRGLAKRNSALLRTVVSHVQAHPELWAEYHETVVRARNEALLRVLRRGMASGEIRSDRDAETLADLFVGPMLARAILHEWRELPEGLAADIVDTVLEGVRPGP, from the coding sequence ATGAGCCGGGCGGTGGGAGACCCCCAGACGGCGGCGGCCGGTACGCGGGCGGACCGGGCGGTCCCCGGGCGCCGCGGCCGGCCGCGCAGCGCCGCGGCCGACTCCGCCATCATCGAGGCCGTCCTGCGCCTGATCGAGGAGGGCGCCGCCATCGGCGAACTGTCGATGGAGCGCATCGCCCGCGAGGCGGGCGTGGGCAAGGCCACCGTCTACCGCCGCTGGCCCGGCAAACACGCCCTGATGCTCGATGTGATGCGCTCGCTGGACACCCCGCCCCCGGTGCTCGAAGGCGCCTCCGTGCGCGACGACCTCGTCGCCCTGCTGGAGTTCCTGCGCCGCCGGGGCCTGGCCAAACGCAACTCCGCGCTGCTGCGCACCGTCGTCAGCCATGTCCAGGCCCACCCCGAACTGTGGGCGGAGTACCACGAAACGGTCGTACGGGCCCGTAACGAGGCGCTGCTGCGGGTGCTGCGGCGCGGTATGGCCAGCGGCGAGATCCGCAGCGACCGCGATGCGGAGACCCTCGCCGACCTGTTCGTCGGCCCGATGCTGGCCCGCGCCATCCTCCACGAGTGGAGGGAACTCCCCGAGGGCCTCGCGGCGGATATCGTCGACACGGTCCTGGAGGGCGTACGCCCCGGACCCTAG
- a CDS encoding MFS transporter, translating into MATSSTPPAGQPARQVPDAIHRRRWVILSVLMLSLLIVVLDNSILNVAMKTIASPVPSGLGATQSELEWAINAYTLVFAGLLFTSGLLGDRLGRKKMLLSGLTVFGVGSVLAGMAGSPTELIAFRAMMGLGGAFVMPATLAILMNVFEREEQPRAIGIWAGGVGLAIAIGPIAGGLLLDHFWWGSVFLVNVPVVLVALGSMAVLVPDSKDPSPGRMDPFGVLLSVVGLVLLVYGIIKGGQLADFTDPQVLGAIAAGLVVLTVFVLHQKRSAHPSIDIRYFRKPAFSAAVAAVALVFFALMGVTFFIVFYVQSVRGYSPLEAGLLILPLAVAQLTFSPRARHAVDRFGARAVCTVGMLTIAVTMSGMLLLTTDSPIWILEVLFFLQGTGMAHIMPPVTVAIMQSLPREKAGSGSALNNVFRQVGGTLGVAVLGSLLSTTYRDGITAKLAALPGIPAAARHAAGESIEATLGLARHLGPAGRGLAASAQHAFVHAMHVTALGSASVAVVGAVVVAAFLPGKMGPAPRPAEPQERRKAGVQG; encoded by the coding sequence CCTCTTCCACCCCGCCCGCCGGGCAGCCCGCCCGTCAGGTCCCCGACGCGATCCACCGGCGCCGCTGGGTGATCCTGTCCGTCCTCATGCTCAGCCTGCTGATAGTGGTGCTGGACAACTCGATCCTCAATGTCGCGATGAAGACCATCGCGAGCCCGGTGCCCTCCGGCCTCGGTGCCACCCAGAGCGAGCTGGAGTGGGCGATCAACGCCTACACGCTGGTCTTCGCCGGGCTGCTGTTCACCTCCGGCCTGCTCGGCGACCGCCTGGGCCGCAAGAAGATGCTGCTGTCCGGGCTGACCGTCTTCGGCGTCGGCTCGGTGCTCGCGGGCATGGCCGGCTCGCCCACCGAGCTGATCGCCTTCCGCGCCATGATGGGCCTCGGCGGCGCCTTTGTGATGCCCGCCACCCTCGCCATCCTGATGAACGTCTTCGAGCGCGAGGAGCAGCCCCGCGCGATCGGCATCTGGGCCGGCGGCGTGGGCCTGGCCATCGCGATCGGTCCGATCGCCGGCGGCCTGCTCCTGGACCACTTCTGGTGGGGCTCGGTCTTCCTGGTCAACGTCCCCGTCGTCCTGGTCGCGCTCGGTTCGATGGCGGTCCTGGTGCCCGACTCCAAGGACCCCAGCCCCGGCCGGATGGACCCGTTCGGTGTGCTGCTCTCCGTCGTCGGCCTGGTCCTGCTGGTCTACGGGATCATCAAGGGCGGCCAGCTCGCCGACTTCACCGACCCGCAGGTGCTGGGCGCCATCGCCGCCGGCCTCGTCGTCCTGACGGTCTTCGTCCTGCACCAGAAGCGCAGCGCGCACCCGTCCATAGACATCCGCTACTTCCGCAAACCCGCCTTCTCGGCCGCCGTCGCCGCCGTCGCGCTGGTCTTCTTCGCGCTGATGGGCGTCACCTTCTTCATCGTGTTCTACGTGCAGAGCGTGCGCGGCTACAGCCCGCTGGAGGCCGGTCTGCTGATCCTGCCGCTGGCCGTGGCCCAGCTGACCTTCTCGCCGCGGGCCCGGCACGCCGTGGACCGGTTCGGCGCCCGCGCGGTGTGCACCGTCGGCATGCTGACCATCGCCGTCACCATGTCCGGCATGCTGCTGCTGACCACCGACTCCCCGATCTGGATCCTGGAGGTGCTCTTCTTCCTCCAGGGCACGGGGATGGCGCACATCATGCCGCCGGTCACCGTCGCCATCATGCAGTCGCTGCCCCGAGAGAAGGCCGGCTCCGGCTCGGCGCTCAACAACGTCTTCCGGCAGGTCGGCGGCACCCTCGGGGTGGCCGTCCTCGGCTCGCTGCTGTCCACCACCTACCGCGACGGCATCACCGCCAAGCTCGCCGCCCTGCCCGGCATACCGGCCGCCGCCCGCCACGCGGCCGGCGAGTCCATCGAGGCCACCCTCGGCCTCGCCCGGCACCTGGGCCCGGCGGGCCGCGGTCTGGCCGCCTCCGCGCAGCACGCGTTCGTGCACGCCATGCACGTCACGGCCCTCGGCTCGGCCTCCGTCGCGGTGGTGGGTGCCGTGGTCGTCGCCGCTTTCCTGCCCGGCAAAATGGGACCGGCGCCGCGTCCTGCGGAGCCCCAGGAGCGGCGGAAGGCGGGCGTACAGGGATGA